The DNA region TGGTGAGCCGGTCGCGCAGCACGGGGGTGTGGAGATCCGGCCGAGACGCCCACAGTGCGACCGCGTCGCTGATGGTGCCGGCCCCGCGCCGGCTGCCGCTGGCGCCGAGGGCACTGCGTTCGTTCATCAGGGTGGTCATCGCGACCCGCCAGCCGTCGCCGACCCCACCCAGCCGGTGCGCATCGGGGATGCGCGCATCGGTGATGTAGACCTCGTTGAACTCGGCGTGCCCGGTCAGCTGCCGCAGCGGACGGGTCTCCACGCCGTCGGCGTGCATGTCGAGGACGAAGTAGGTCAGGCCGCGGTGTTTGGCGACGTTCGGATCGGTGCGGGCCAGAAGCAGCCCCCACCGTGCCCGGTGCGCAAGGCTGGTCCAGACCTTCTGTCCGTTGACGACCCAGTCCTCGCCGTCGCGGACCGCGGACGTCGCCAGACCTGCGAGGTCGGACCCGGCACCCGGTTCCGAGAACAGCTGGCACCAGATGTCCTCGGTGGTCGCCAGTGGACGCAACAGTTTCCTGCGGACGTCGTCGGTCTGCGCGTGCTCGCGCACCGTCGGGGCGGCCATGCCGTAGCCCATCGGATTGAGCGCCAGCGGGACCGGGCCACCGGCGTCCTGCAGGATGCGGTCGGCGACAGCCTGTAGTCCGCGGGAGACGCCGAGGCCGCCGAGGCCTTCAGGGAAGTGCACCCACGACAGACCCGCGTCGAAGCAGGCTCCGAGAAATTGGGGTACGGGCACGGCCCGTGGATCGTGCTCCGAGACGACGCGATGCGCCGCCTCGGTCACGTGGTCGACAGCAGTGCTCATAGGAGCACAGTAGATCGTGGCGAGTCAGCCGATGGGCAACTCGACGGTCTGGGGCGAACGATCAGTTCGCGGTCAGTGCGAGGTGCTCCGCATCTGACTTGTGACGGGAGTGGAGGAGGTACCGGAGCCAGCGAACATCAATGAGCACAATGATCCTTACGCGGTCTTGGTCAGGAGGGGGAGTAGTTGGCGTCGCGCGACCATCGCGTCGGCGAAGTGGTTCAGCGCTTCGGGCACCGACCCGGCCGCGGCGAACTCGATGCCGCAGTCGCGCAGTGTCTGCTCGATGGAGCGACTGGCGACCATCGACCATTCCACGCCTGCTGCGGTGCAGACGTCGTCGACGGTGAACAGCAGCGAAATCGCATCCCGGGTAAAGAATGTGACACCGCTGAGGTCGAGCACGAAGGGCTTCTCGGCGAGGATGAAGCGCCGGATGTATCGCGTGGCCCGATCGACGTTGACGTCGTCGAGCCCACCCTTGATCGTCACTACGGTGGCCAACTGGCGGCAGTGCGCCCGGATTTCAGCGCCATCACAGTCGAACGTCGGATTGCCGTACATTGCAGCCTCCCTCGATCGTGCTGACATGGCCCTCAGTGGGCGTTACAACAGTCAACGTAATGAGCCAAGTTAAGGCCGTGGGGAGTAACTACTAATACTTCGCTAAGAACTGCGTTCGTTCCGGCCAGCAAACTCGCCGGTAACTTGGCGTCATCCTCTGCGCTGCTGCTGGGATCCGGTGTAGCTCGCCCAGGGGCTGTAATCGGCCAGCAGCGTCTCCTGCGGTGGACGCTCGCCTTCGGCAACGTGTTCCAGGTTGATCCGGATGCGGTACCAGATCGAACTCGGACCTCGCATCCCGTCGACGAGAACATCTGTGGGCTGCAGCTTTTCGGCTGCGGCCGGATACTTCTCCCGCCACGACGCCAGCGCGGCCATCGCCTCGTCCCGGGTCTTGGTCCTGGCGATCTCGATCAGCGGCTTCGACGAGACCCGAGCTTGCCGTCCGCCCCCGGGCGACCTCCGGGTACCCCTGGGTGCCTTTTCCGCCGGCCCGAGCCGGTCGGCGAGGTCGAGCAGCGACTCCAGCCCACCCACGGCGTCGTCGATGCCCTCCCACGGATCTCCGACCTCTGCGAAACGCCGGGGCACGGTGGCGATGGTGAACGCCTCGGGGCGGCAGCCGTCGACCTCATCCCAGAACAGCGGAGTGGACACCCGGGCGTCCGGGGTGGCGCGCACCGAGTACGCGGACGCGACGGTGCGGTCCTTGGCGTTCTGATTGAAGTCGACGAACACACCGTGGCGTTCCTCTTTCCACCACCGTGCCGTCGCCGACTCCGGAGCGCGGCGCTCGACCTCGCGGGCAACCGCCTCGGCCGCCAGTCGCACGAGCTTGAACGGCCAGCGACGGTGGATGCGCGTGTAGATGTGGATGCCGCGCGAACCCGACGTCTTCGGCCAGGCCACCAGCCCGTGATCCTCGAGCACCTCGCGGGCGACGAAGGCGACGTCGAGGATCTGCCGCCATCCCACTCCGGGCATCGGGTCGAGATCGACGCGGAGTTCATCGGGATGGTCGAGGTCGTCGTCGCGCACCGGGTGGGGGTTGAGGTCGACACAACCGAGGTTCACCGCCCAGATCAGCCCGGCCGCGTCACGCAGGACCGCCTCCTTGGCGGACGTCCCCGAGGCGTATTTGAGTTCGGCGACGTCGATGAAGTCGGGCCGCTTCTCGGGTGCCCGCTTCTGGAAGACCGCTTCCTGGCCGATCCCCTTGACGAAACGCTTGAGGATCATCGGCCGGTCCCGGACCCCGCGAAGCGCGCCGTCGGCGACCGCGGTGTAGTAGTGCATCAGGTCGAGCTTCGTGACGCCGAGATCGCCGAACACCACTTTGTCCGGGTGGGTGATCGGCACCTGTCGACCGCCGATCTCCAGGTACTCGGGAGCAGCCATCCCTTCATCGTAGGTTTGAGACCGACTGCGATCGCGGTCACATATTGTTGACCCATGCCCAAGCTCAGCGATGTCCCCTTGCAGGTAGTGGCCAAGGTCCAGCAGTCCGCCGGCAAGTATCTCGATCGCGGATCCGCCGAGCTGCACTACGCCCGGAAGATGTTCGAAGCGGGTGCCCTGAAGATCGAGCCGCCGCAGGCGATGGCGGCCTTCATCGCCGACATCCGGCGCTGGGGTGAGATCGGGATGATCCCCGCGCTGAATGCGCGCCGCTACCCACACCGGGCGGCAGTGGTCGACGACGAGGGCGAGATGACGTTCAAGGAGTTGGACGACGCGGTCAACGCCGTCGCCAACGGACTGCTCGCCAAGGGGATCAAGGGCGGCGACGGAGTGGCGATCCTGGCCCGCAACCACCGGTGGTTCCTGGTGTCGGTCTACGCCGCCGCCCGCGTCGGTGGGCGCATCATCCTGCTCAACAGCGAGTTCTCCGGCCCGCAGATCAAGGAGGTCTCGGAGCGGGAGGGCAGCAAGCTCGTCATCTACGACGACGAGTACACCGCCGCCGTCTCGCACGCTGACCCGGCGCTGGGCAAGCTGCGTGCGCTCGGGGTCAACTCGGATTCCGAGGAGCCGTCGGGCAGCACCGACGAGACGTTGGCCGAGTTGATCGCCCGCACCGACAAGCGGCCGCCGCCCAAGGCGACCAAGAACTCGTCGATCATCATCCTGACCAGCGGCACCACCGGAACTCCCAAGGGAGCCAACCGAAGCGCACCGCCGTCGCTGGCGCCGA from Mycobacterium sp. DL includes:
- a CDS encoding acyl-CoA dehydrogenase family protein, with amino-acid sequence MSTAVDHVTEAAHRVVSEHDPRAVPVPQFLGACFDAGLSWVHFPEGLGGLGVSRGLQAVADRILQDAGGPVPLALNPMGYGMAAPTVREHAQTDDVRRKLLRPLATTEDIWCQLFSEPGAGSDLAGLATSAVRDGEDWVVNGQKVWTSLAHRARWGLLLARTDPNVAKHRGLTYFVLDMHADGVETRPLRQLTGHAEFNEVYITDARIPDAHRLGGVGDGWRVAMTTLMNERSALGASGSRRGAGTISDAVALWASRPDLHTPVLRDRLTTLWLRAESQRLTSERSRATATVGGPGPEGSIGKLVGAELNQHIYEFCMDLLGPEGILYDGYEMHGRDADAGDWRGSIQQRFLRSRANTIEGGTSEVMRNILAERVLGLPGDLRADAGMPWKEVPRG
- a CDS encoding DNA polymerase domain-containing protein; the encoded protein is MAAPEYLEIGGRQVPITHPDKVVFGDLGVTKLDLMHYYTAVADGALRGVRDRPMILKRFVKGIGQEAVFQKRAPEKRPDFIDVAELKYASGTSAKEAVLRDAAGLIWAVNLGCVDLNPHPVRDDDLDHPDELRVDLDPMPGVGWRQILDVAFVAREVLEDHGLVAWPKTSGSRGIHIYTRIHRRWPFKLVRLAAEAVAREVERRAPESATARWWKEERHGVFVDFNQNAKDRTVASAYSVRATPDARVSTPLFWDEVDGCRPEAFTIATVPRRFAEVGDPWEGIDDAVGGLESLLDLADRLGPAEKAPRGTRRSPGGGRQARVSSKPLIEIARTKTRDEAMAALASWREKYPAAAEKLQPTDVLVDGMRGPSSIWYRIRINLEHVAEGERPPQETLLADYSPWASYTGSQQQRRG
- a CDS encoding STAS domain-containing protein gives rise to the protein MYGNPTFDCDGAEIRAHCRQLATVVTIKGGLDDVNVDRATRYIRRFILAEKPFVLDLSGVTFFTRDAISLLFTVDDVCTAAGVEWSMVASRSIEQTLRDCGIEFAAAGSVPEALNHFADAMVARRQLLPLLTKTA